A stretch of Arachis hypogaea cultivar Tifrunner chromosome 15, arahy.Tifrunner.gnm2.J5K5, whole genome shotgun sequence DNA encodes these proteins:
- the LOC112748680 gene encoding nudix hydrolase 14, chloroplastic-like, with translation MEVGREIMHAAASSNLKQVSLELVGKSPLLIFDDADVDKAASLALLGIGEMNAIDSSLFKQLLHNLQSEIGILADGTLALRQVLIQGVDMFGKRIGFLKFKADIYKPVPSIVFVRGLAVTVLILLESEGETYAVLTEQARVPTGRIILELPAGMLDDDKGDFVGTAVREVEEETGIKVSNQSWKTSLKMFSLIWRIQRN, from the exons ATGGAGGTAGGCCGTGAAATAATGCATGCTGCAGCTAGCAGCAACTTGAAACAAGTTTCACTTGAATTAGTAGGAAAGTCACCTCTTCTAATCTTTGATGATGCTGATGTAGATAAAGCTGCTAGCCTTGCTCTCTTGGGCATA gGTGAGAT GAATGCTATTGATTCCTCTTTATTCAAGCAATTGTTGCATAACTTGCAAAGTGAGATTGGGATTCTAGCTGATGGCACCTTGGCTCTGAGACAAGTTCTAATTCAG GGTGTAGACATGTTTGGAAAGCGCATTGGGTTTCTTAAATTTAAAGCTGACATTTATAAGCCA GTTCCAAGTATTGTATTTGTAAGAGGACTTGCTGTGACTGTGTTGATACTTCTGGAATCAGAAGGTGAAACTTATGCTGTCCTTACTGAACAG gcAAGGGTTCCTACTGGAAGAATTATTTTGGAATTGCCTGCTGGAATGTTGGATGATGACAAGGGTGATTTCGTTGGCACTGCAGTTCGTg AAGTTGAAGAGGAGACTGGCATAAA agtctcgaatcagagctggaagacatctttaaagatgttcagcctgatctggaggattcagaggaattga